The genome window TCGCGCTCAACGGCAACGACGACACCGAGGTACTCGGCTGCGCCCGCGCCATCGAACAGCGCAGCGAGCACCCCATCGCGACGGCCATCGTCGACCACGCCGAACGCGAAGGGGTCGCCGACCGCGACATCGAGAATTTCGAGTCCATCACCGGCAAAGGCGTGAAAGCCGACCTCGACGGTCGCACCCACTACGCCGGGAAACCCGGTCTGTTCGCCGACCTCGGCTTCGACCTCGAACACGCCCACGTCGAGACGGACGGGGGGGTCGTGAGTGGCGCGAACGAAGCCGAAACCGAGACGAAAGACTGCCACCACGGCACGTATCTCGACCTCGTCAACGAGACGATTCCCCGCCTCCAGTCGGAGGGGAAGACGGTCATCGTCGTCGGCACCGAAGACGAACTGGAGGGCGTCGTCGCCATCGCCGACACCGTCCGCCCCGAGGCCGAGCGCGCCGTCGCGCGACTCCACGAACTCGGCGTCGAGCGCGTCGTGATGCTCACCGGCGACAACGAACGCACCGCCCGCGTCATCGGCGAGCAGGTCGGCGTCGACGACGTCCGCGCGGACCTCCTGCCCGAACAGAAGGTCGAGGCCGTCGAGGCGCTGCGCGAGGAGTTCGAACACGTCGCCATGGTCGGCGACGGCGTCAACGACGCGCCCGCGCTCGCCACCGCCACCGTCGGCATCGCCATGGGCGCGGCCGGCACCGACACCGCGCTCGAAACCGCCGACGTGGCGCTGATGGGCGACGACCTCTCGCGGATGCCGTACCTCTACGACCTCTCGGCGCGCGCCGGGCGCGTCATCCGCCAGAACATCTGGAGTTCGCTCGCCGTCAAAGCCATCCTGGCCGTCGGCGCGCCGCTGGGCGTCGTGCAGGTCATCCACGCCGTCGTCATCGGCGACATGGGGATGAGCCTCGGCGTCACGGGCAACGCGCTCCGACTCGCGAACGTCAGCCCCGAGGACAGCGCGCCCGAGGCGGTCGCCGCCCAGAGCGACGACTGAGACGGGCAGTTCTCCGCTTTCGAGCCGTCTTTTCCGATAGAGCATCCGACGCGACACGGTCCGTGTACCGGTTTTTCGACGTAAGTCTTCGACTACGTGAAGGGTCGCAACGCTCATACGTTCGTCTGTAGCAACTCATCGTATGTCGTCTCGACTGCCGACGCTCGCCGTCGTCGCCCTCCTCCTCGTCGCGGGGTGCCTCGGCTCTCTCGCCGACGGCGGCGGCTCGTCGGACGTGCCGCTTCCGAGCAGTTCGTCGACCTCCACCGACCGAGAGCGAGCGACCGCGAGCACCGGGACCAACCCGTGGGGCGACGACCCCGTCGTCGTCGCCATCGAGAATCGCGACGAACCCGACCGCGAGTTCGCGCCGCTGGTCCGCGAGGCGACGAGTTACTGGGAGCAGAACGGCCGCGAGTACACCGGCTTCGACGTCGCGTACCGCGTCGTCCCCGACGCGGAGGACCCCGACATCGTCGTCGAGTTCGTCGACGAGGTGCCGAACTGTAGCAACGTGACCGGCGCGGCGGGCTGTGCGCCGCGCATCACCGACTCGCGACAGATTCAGCGACCCGAGACCGTCTCGGTCCGAACCGGCCTCTCCGACGCGTCGACGGAACTCGTGTTGCGTCACGAGTTCGGGCACACGCTCGGACTGGGTCACGACGACGAACCGGCGGACGTGATGGCCGCCTCGTCGGTGCTGCACACCGAACCGCAGCCGAACGCCACCGAGCGGGCGTTCCCGTGGGCCGACCCCCACTTCACCGTCTACGCCGACACCGACGACGCGTCCGACCCCGAGGCCGCCCGCGAGCAGATTCGCCACGCCTTCGGCTACTACGAGGAGGGTGCCGACGAGAACGTCCCCGGCAACCTGACGTTCGAGTACGTCGACTCGCCCGAGGACGCCGACGTGCGAATCCAGTTCGCCGAGGACTCCGCCTGCGACGACGGCCCCGGGTCGTGCGCGGTGTCGTCTGGGCCGGACCCCGACGGCGACGGCGCGATAGAGGAGTACGAACGGCTCGAAATCACGCTCGTCGAACTCGACAGCGACGCTATCGGCTGGCACGTCGGCACGTGGTTCGCCACGTACGGCCTCGGTGCGGAGAATCCCGCCGACAAACCGGAGCCGTTCCAGGACCCCGACCCCGACTACGACGAAATCCGGAGCGAATGGTGGGAGTGAGTCGGTAGCGGAGTAGCTTCGTTCAGTTCGTCGACGCCATCCCGCTCGGATTCTCCGTGCTGGTCTCGCTCTTCGCGTCGCTGTTCCTGTTTCTCTCGTGGTGGTGACGACTGTCGTCGATACAATCATTTCACCTCCGGCCGAACGGAAGGCATGGCTCCGCATCCGACGCCCCGGAGTTCGGTCTCGCTTTCGGTTCCGCCATCGGACGGCCCCAACGGCGGTGACGGCCGCCGCGTCGAGTGGCGTGCCGCGCCCGACGGCGAACTCGACCAACTCGCCAAACACGGGTTAGTCGGCCTCGTCGTCGCGTTTCTCTCCCTCGCCGTGGCGCTCGCGACGTTCGCCTCCCTCGACGCCCCGAGTGGCGGTTTCGGACGCGAGCGGCTGCTTTTGATTCTGCTTTTCGTCGGCGGCCCGGCGTCGCTGCTGTATCTGGCGGCGGCCGTCGGCGTCGAGGGGGGCGAGTCGGTGGCGTCGCTGTTTCCGGGCGTCGACACGCTCTCGCTTCCGCGTGTGACGGCGGCGACCCTCGTCGGCGGTGTGATACTTTCGACGACGCTCCTGCACCCGCTGTTGCCCGTCGCCTACGGCGTCGGACTCGTCGCACTGTACGTCGTCGACAGGGCACGGCACACCGAGGGGGGTCTCGACACCGAGTCGGCGACGCTCGCGCGTCCGGTCGCCGACAGCCAACGGCGCCACGATATCTCGTCGCTGTCGGGGTACCGTTCACTTCGTCTCGGCCGATACGTCGTCTGTTGGCTGCGGTACGACGGCGTCGCGCTCAACGCGCCGCGCGTAGTCGTGTTTCCGGCAGCGTCGTTCCCCGCGATTCGGACCGTTCTCGACGAGATTCGAGCGGCGGAGCGCGAGAACGCTGCGTCCGACCCCGCCGTCCGCGTCGCCGCGGGCGGACTGGGACTGCTGTTTCTCGGCGTGGCGGCGTTCGTCGTGCTCGTCGTCGGCAACCCGCGACTCTCCGTCTACGCCGTCTGTGTCCTCGGTCTGTTCGCGGCGCTGTTGCTGTTCGCCGCGTGGCGAGCGTGAGCGTCGCCCGGCCCGCACAGCGTTTTGTGGCTCGCGCGCGAACGAGAGAACGTGAACCTCGACGAACTCGACGCGGCGCTTCGCCGCGAGTTCACCGGTGCCGAGGCCGAGCGACGCGTGGTCGTCAGGCAGGCCGGTGACCTCGCCGACACCGAGAAGGCCGAGACCGACAGGGGCGTTCCGCTCACCGTCGACGAGATCGTCGACAATCTCTCGGACGCGCCCGACGAGGGCATCGCGAGTCGGTGGAACTGGTGGATGGGGGCGCTCGAAGCCGCCTACGGCGGCTACGAACCGTTTCAGGTGCGACGGATTCCGAAGGAGTAGCGCTCGGCGACGTTCGCAAACGCTTCGCGTTTGCTCACTCCCGCCGTCGGCGGACTCAGTCGCGCCGTCCCCGCGAACGCGGCTGCTCGGGGACGAGCGTCAGTCCGGGGGCTTCTATCAGCGCCAGATAGCCGTGGGCGTCGATGACGTGTCTTCGGAGCGTGTCGACGGAGACGCCGACGAACGACTCCCCGCAGTCGTCGACGGGGCAGAGACCGGTGACGGCAGACGACGCGCCGTCCGCCGACTTTCGGTCACTCACGTACGACACCCCCGGCCGGCGCTGCAACTCGTTTTTCCATCATTTTTCTGTCTGGTGAGACGCGATACACGGCGGTAACTGCGATTTTAACGTTGTAAACCTTCTGTTGACTGCCCGCCGAAACTGTCCGAACGGCGACCGTTGTTGCGGCCCGCCGTCGCACAGCGGCCGCAGTTCGGTTCACCCGCCGTTCACCCTCCCGCGGAGGTCAGGTCGCTCCCGACCGGAATCGACGGACCCAAACCGTCCTCTCGGCTAGTGGCCCCAGTGAAACTCCAGTTTCTCGGCGGCACGCGCGAGGTTGGTCGCAGCGCCATCCTCGTCGACGACCGTCTCCTCCTCGACTACGGGATGCTGACGGGGAACCCCCCGCAGTTTCCCGTCGGGTCGGTCGACCCCGAGGCCGTCGTCGTCTCCCACGGCCACCTCGACCACGTCGGCGCGATTCCCACGCTCCTGTCGGGCGACGCGCGCCCGCCCATCCACTGGACGCCGCCGACGTACGAACTGGCGATGACGCTCGCGCGTGACACGCTCAAACTGCACGGCGGAACGTACAGCTGTCCGTTCACCGAGAACGACCTCAAGCGCGTCACCGAGGTCGCCGAGACCCACGGCTACCGCGAGACGTTCGAGGCCGCCGGGTACGAGGTAACCCTCTACAACGCGGGTCACATCCCCGGCAGCGCGCACGTCCTCGTGGACGACGGCGAGACGCGGTTGTTGTACACGGGCGACTTCCACACCGACTCGGCTCGCGGACAACGCTTGGTGTCGGGCACGACTGCACGGCCCGAAGCCGACGTCGTCGTCTGCGAGAGCACGTACTCGGACGTCGACCACGAGCCCCGTGCCGAGGTCGAACGGCGCTTCGTCGAGTCGGTGCGGACGACGCTCTGGGAGGGCGGCACCGTCGTCGTGCCGGCGTTCGCCATCGGGCGCACGCAGGAGTTGATGCTCGTCTGCGCGGCCCACGACATCGACTGCTACGTCGACGGGATGGGTCAGGGCGTCACCCGGATGCTCCGCAGCTACCCCGAGTTCGTCCGCGACGCCGACGCGCTCAAACGGGCGACGTCGAACGCGCGCTTCGTCACCGGGAGAGACGGCCAGCGCAGGCGTATCGCCCGCAAGAACACGGTCGTCATCACCACCTCGGGGATGCTCTCGGGCGGCCCCGCGATGACGTACATCCCCGAGATTCGGACCGACCCGGTGAACAAGATCGCGATGACGGGGTACCAGGTCGAGGGGACGCCCGGCCGCGAACTGCTCGACCGCGGCCGCTGCGAACTGAACGGCGGCGTCGTTCCGGTCGCCGCGCAGGCCGAGGCGTACGACTTCTCCGCGCACGCCGACGCCGACGGCCTCCGCTCGCTTCTGGACGAGTACGGGGGGGCGAGAGTGCTGGTCAACCACGGCGACCGCTGCGAGGCGTTCGCGGCCGAACTCCGCGACGACGGGTTCGAGGCGACAGCGCCGGAGCTCGGCGAGACGGTCCGCGTCTGACTCGCGAAAACGACCGAAAGCGAGTCGGTGAACTCCGAGTTACAGCCCGCCCGCTCCGGAGCCGGCGTCGGGAAGATTCACTTCTTCGGCGGGCAGGCCGAGCGCTTCGAGCGCTTCCTTCAGGTGCTTCCCTTCGGCGTACTCCGCGCCCTCCTCGACACGCTTTTTCTGCGCCAGCGCGAGCACCTCGCCGCGGTGTTCGTCGGGAATCTCGAACTTGTCGGTGGAGAGCTCGATGACGAACCCGTTGTGGTCGGTGGTGTACAGCGAGTGGAAGATGCCGCGGTCGAACTCGTTGTAGCGGTGGCCGCGCTCCTCGAGAGCCTGCTTGATCTCCTCGATGCGCTCCGGTTCGAACTGGAAGGCGACGTGGTGGACGCCGCCCAGCGGCGTGCGCTGCGGGCCGCGGTTCGACTGCCGCCCCTCCTCGACGAAGAACGTCAGCATCCGGCCGTCGCCCGTGTCGAAGAACAGGTGGGTGACGTGCGGCGCGTCGAGGTTCGGCTGTTTCAGCACCAGCGGCATGCCGAGCACGTCGCGATAGAACGCGACTGTGTCATCGACGTTGCTGCCGACGAAGGTGATGTGGTCGACGCCGGCGGTGTGAAACGGCGCGTCCGGTAAGTCGGCGGTGACTTCGAGCTCTGTCGTCGACTGGTCGTCGCTCATGCTCCTCTCTAGTCGCTGATAACGGAAATACACTCGCTGACGCGAGCGTCACCCGGTTACCCGCGTGTCAGTAGCGGTCGGTTTCGGCGTGTCGGACGGTGAGAGGTAGACGCGGCCGATACCGCCGGACGGGGCGCTTCGTCGGAGCGCCACCGCGCCGTCACTGTACTTCCCGATACGGCCACTCGGGGTCGCGCTGGTCGCGCACCGTCGGGTCTCGTAAGTCCTCGGGGCGCTGCCCGTGTCCCGCCCAGCCGAACCGTCTCACGTTCTGCCACGCGTCGACGAGTGCGTCGGGGTTCTCGCCGCGAGTCACGGTCACCGACTCGAACTGCTCGGGATCGTCGGTCCACGCGCAGATATCACAGGCGTCGTACGACCCGCGTTCGCCTCGGCTCAGCGTCCGAAACCCGCAGCAGGGACAGAACCCTCGCAGTCGAGAGTGCCGTCGAGCCATACCGATTAGTCCACGCCCGAGTATATCAATCTTTGCAGACTTTCGGTGAGATAATCACTATTTCACGACGGTGCGTCGCGGTGGAGAGTGACAATTCGACGTACGTTGTATCCTCGTGGAGTCGGCTCGTGGTGTCGACGGTGGGTGATCTGCACTGCGTTGTCGGCGAGCGATTTCGACCGCGTGGCCCGGCCCGTCCGTTCACTCGCTCGACGCGTCGGCCAGCGCCTCGAAGTCGTACTCGACGCCGGTCAGTTCCTCGGAGACGCTCCAGAGTCGTCCGGCGGCCACCTCGTCGTAGGAGCGCTCGCTCGACTCCTGTACTTCGGGGTGGCCGCGCATGTTCATCAGCCCGCCGGGGCCGACGTAACTTCCGCCGGGAACGTCCTCGGTGGCGGCGTACAGCATCGGCAGCGCCCCCCACTCGGCGGACTGTGCGAAGATGGCGTTGGCGACGCGCATCGCCGTCTTTCTGACTCTGGACCCCTTCGCTTCCGGTCCGCGGTACTGGAGGTTCGTCGCCGCGTAGCCGGGGTGACAGCCGACGCTTCGGACGTTCTCTATCCCCTCGTCGTCCAGTCGCCGCTGGAGTTCGTAGGCGAACAGCAGGTTCGCCAGTTTGCTCTGGGCGTACGCGTCCCACTCGTCGTACGACTCCTCGCTCTGCAGGTCGTCGAAACCGATCTCGCCGCTCTCGTGGACGCCGCTGCTCTGAGTGACGACGCGCACGTCCTCGCCGGTCATCTGGTCGAGCAACAGCCCCGTGAGCGCGAAGTGACCGAGGTGGTTGACGCCGAACTGGGTCTCGAAGCCGTCTTCGGTCTCGCCGCGCGGAATCGCCATCACGCCCGCGTTGTTGCAGAGCACGTCGAGTCGGTCGTGGACGTCCGCGAACGTCTCGGCGAACGTCCGTACCGAGTCGAGGTCGGCCAGGTCGAGTTTCTGGAGTTCGAGCGCGCCGCTGGGTCGGCTCGCGGCGAGTTCGCCTCGGGCCTCCTCGCCCCGTTTCATATCCCGACACGCCATGACGACGTGCGCGCCGCGGTGGGCGAACGCGCGCGTCGCGTGGTATCCCAGGCCGCTGTTCGCGCCGGTGACGACCACCGTCTGTCCGTCGAGTCGCGGCACGTCGGCTGCCGTCCAGTCGTCTCTCGTCATGACTCCACGTACGGTTTCGAGCGCAAAGAACGTTGTAGCGCAGTCGCGTCCTCGGTCGGTTTAGTTGGCGGACTCGTCGAGTTCGTCGGCGTCGCTCGCGTCGGCGTTGTTCGCGTCGGCGTCGCCGGCGTCGTCGAGTTCGTCGAGGCCGAACTCGTCGATGGTCGTCTGCTCGGCCTCGATCATCTCGTGGTCGCGGTACTTCTTGTAGAGGCGCTTCAGTTTCGGGTAGCCCGCCTGCTGCTGGAGCGTCCACTCCGTCGCGAACGAGCCGTCGTCGATGCCGTCCATCTTCTCGCGCATGAACTCCCGGAGCGGTTCGCGGTCGAACTCGTCGATTCCCGCCAACTGACCGTACTGGCTCGTCATCGAGTGCAGCGGCATCTGCTCGACGAGTCCCATCGTCGCCGCCTTCCGGAAGATGTGGCTCAGTTCCTGGGAGAGGTACTGCTCCATCAGGATGGCCTCGGGCGGCGCGCCCGCCTCGCGTTCGACCTCCCACTTGGCGATGAGCGCGTTGGCGATGACCGGGATGAGCCCCTGTTCGGTCAGCAGGTCGAGTTTCGTCTCCGTCTCGAAGTCGCCCTCGATGACGCCCGAGCGCGTCGCGCCGATGCCGTGGGCGACGGCGAGCGCCACGTCGAGCGCCTCTCCCGAGGCGTCCTGTTCGACCGCGAGGAACGCGGGAGCGCCGCGGCCGTCGACGTACAGTTCGCGGACCATCGCGCCGACCATCCGCGGCGCGACCATCACCACGTCCACGTCGTCGGGCGGCGAGATGTACTCGTAGGTGACGTTGTAGCCGGAGGCGAAGTTGAGCACGTCGCCGGATTCCAGATTCGGCTCGATGTGCTCCTCGTAGACCGCGGGGGCGACCTCGTCGGGGACGAGCAGGAAGACGACGCTCGCGACGGAGACGGCCTCGCTCGTCTCGTAGACGGGGAAGCCGTCCTCCTGGGCCTCGTCCCACGAGGCGTCCCTGCGGTTGCCGACGACGATGTCCTCGACGCCCGCGTCGCGGAGGTTCTTCGCCTGCGCCCGTCCCTGGTTCCCGTAGCCGATGATGGCGACGGTGCGTCCGGAGAGCGCGTCGAGGTCGGCGTCCGATTCGTCGTAGACGGTGGAGTCGGCCATGCCTCTCTCTGCGTACGAGTCTCTGAAATAGCTTCGTGCCGACGCTCCCCGACACCTTCCGACACCTCGCGACGCCGCCGGCGGACCAGTACGGCCCAAGGACTTTGCCTCGTTTCGTCCTACCCATCCTATGCCACACGCAGGCGACATCGACGAGGACATCTCCGAGGCGGAGCGACAGGCGCTCCACGAGTTTCAGGTCGGTATCGAGTACGTCTACCGAGGGTACGGGGCGCTGCTCGACTTCCACCACCACCTCGGCCACGCGATGGACCGCATGGCCGACGCCGAACAACAGCTCCGAGCCGCGGGCCACGAGGAACTGGCGGACGAACTCCGGGACCGACACCTCCCGTCGGGGGCGCTCGACGACCGCTGGTCGTACGAGATCGTCGGCGACTTCCGTCGGAGCTTCCTGCAGGAGATAACCGACTACGAGGCGACCGTCCGCGACGAACTCGTCGACGGTCTCGACCACGTGACCGAGCGACGGCAACAGACGGAGTGGCGCGAGCGCGCCGAGAGCGACGCGTGGAAGTCGGAGTGAGAACTCAGTCGTCGCTTTCGCCGTCTTCACCGTCGCTCGCCGCCTCGACGCGTCCGGCGTACTTCTCCAACTCTCCGGCGAGCGTTCGCGCCTCGTCGGCGGTGAGCGTCACCCGGTCGGCGTGCGCTGGAAGGTGCTCTA of Haloprofundus halophilus contains these proteins:
- a CDS encoding VOC family protein; translated protein: MSDDQSTTELEVTADLPDAPFHTAGVDHITFVGSNVDDTVAFYRDVLGMPLVLKQPNLDAPHVTHLFFDTGDGRMLTFFVEEGRQSNRGPQRTPLGGVHHVAFQFEPERIEEIKQALEERGHRYNEFDRGIFHSLYTTDHNGFVIELSTDKFEIPDEHRGEVLALAQKKRVEEGAEYAEGKHLKEALEALGLPAEEVNLPDAGSGAGGL
- a CDS encoding MBL fold metallo-hydrolase, producing the protein MKLQFLGGTREVGRSAILVDDRLLLDYGMLTGNPPQFPVGSVDPEAVVVSHGHLDHVGAIPTLLSGDARPPIHWTPPTYELAMTLARDTLKLHGGTYSCPFTENDLKRVTEVAETHGYRETFEAAGYEVTLYNAGHIPGSAHVLVDDGETRLLYTGDFHTDSARGQRLVSGTTARPEADVVVCESTYSDVDHEPRAEVERRFVESVRTTLWEGGTVVVPAFAIGRTQELMLVCAAHDIDCYVDGMGQGVTRMLRSYPEFVRDADALKRATSNARFVTGRDGQRRRIARKNTVVITTSGMLSGGPAMTYIPEIRTDPVNKIAMTGYQVEGTPGRELLDRGRCELNGGVVPVAAQAEAYDFSAHADADGLRSLLDEYGGARVLVNHGDRCEAFAAELRDDGFEATAPELGETVRV
- the ilvC gene encoding ketol-acid reductoisomerase encodes the protein MADSTVYDESDADLDALSGRTVAIIGYGNQGRAQAKNLRDAGVEDIVVGNRRDASWDEAQEDGFPVYETSEAVSVASVVFLLVPDEVAPAVYEEHIEPNLESGDVLNFASGYNVTYEYISPPDDVDVVMVAPRMVGAMVRELYVDGRGAPAFLAVEQDASGEALDVALAVAHGIGATRSGVIEGDFETETKLDLLTEQGLIPVIANALIAKWEVEREAGAPPEAILMEQYLSQELSHIFRKAATMGLVEQMPLHSMTSQYGQLAGIDEFDREPLREFMREKMDGIDDGSFATEWTLQQQAGYPKLKRLYKKYRDHEMIEAEQTTIDEFGLDELDDAGDADANNADASDADELDESAN
- a CDS encoding CPCC family cysteine-rich protein, giving the protein MARRHSRLRGFCPCCGFRTLSRGERGSYDACDICAWTDDPEQFESVTVTRGENPDALVDAWQNVRRFGWAGHGQRPEDLRDPTVRDQRDPEWPYREVQ
- a CDS encoding oxidoreductase — its product is MTRDDWTAADVPRLDGQTVVVTGANSGLGYHATRAFAHRGAHVVMACRDMKRGEEARGELAASRPSGALELQKLDLADLDSVRTFAETFADVHDRLDVLCNNAGVMAIPRGETEDGFETQFGVNHLGHFALTGLLLDQMTGEDVRVVTQSSGVHESGEIGFDDLQSEESYDEWDAYAQSKLANLLFAYELQRRLDDEGIENVRSVGCHPGYAATNLQYRGPEAKGSRVRKTAMRVANAIFAQSAEWGALPMLYAATEDVPGGSYVGPGGLMNMRGHPEVQESSERSYDEVAAGRLWSVSEELTGVEYDFEALADASSE
- a CDS encoding matrixin family metalloprotease; protein product: MSSRLPTLAVVALLLVAGCLGSLADGGGSSDVPLPSSSSTSTDRERATASTGTNPWGDDPVVVAIENRDEPDREFAPLVREATSYWEQNGREYTGFDVAYRVVPDAEDPDIVVEFVDEVPNCSNVTGAAGCAPRITDSRQIQRPETVSVRTGLSDASTELVLRHEFGHTLGLGHDDEPADVMAASSVLHTEPQPNATERAFPWADPHFTVYADTDDASDPEAAREQIRHAFGYYEEGADENVPGNLTFEYVDSPEDADVRIQFAEDSACDDGPGSCAVSSGPDPDGDGAIEEYERLEITLVELDSDAIGWHVGTWFATYGLGAENPADKPEPFQDPDPDYDEIRSEWWE